One stretch of Brettanomyces nanus chromosome 4, complete sequence DNA includes these proteins:
- a CDS encoding uncharacterized protein (EggNog:ENOG41): protein MGTLMRKMEWVSPYEMAIQRQWKMYIVELNSTQLNIYDYDADEANDSNLHGSASRSFLHLHRLHHNSSVSNSSSYCQTTSPQIDLSKYQSRLTTKEDLERLKLFHDKKMLNQSNLVSSYSLQYGRIGLAIDYKKKKYTLRLRLQTEQFLLQFSCAETMIEWYTALSLGIDNALEISKRPMPKYRTVPRRRRHVHSSAQRIPLISNGRHHSIENLFSRRTDSSPDLGSFISKLKFRFGSGSGSGSGSGGGSRDESSGREEFQQQVQPPFSLLSIYDMPENHSEESMAESEDRRVSTDTRSGCSEQEQELGDSHTLLSSSPPQDSQESINSLDEGYEVEDELVDPVGVESIGDTVSHNGDDGIFFEASHPYNSGAASSLRQPRRQRALSSSSYSLHVTASSVSIHPVAMAMAMPIPNLRLAGSHGNARMTISSSLSPSISIESASASSPISAMSSPGLGLTTPTTSITSSPRTSNYIEGNGIDQLDEGGDDTYTAIMEKLRSCVDVIAIPNRRRQIRDSVRCMVPLVGSERWAGRFVVKDAVMNYHPKQNKNATNEPLITRWDGLNMERPSYEQFRPLQEYLVTTRGLIAKINHGFEGNRFA, encoded by the coding sequence atggGTACTTTAATGAGGAAGATGGAGTGGGTATCACCGTATGAAATGGCTATCCAGAGACAGTGGAAGATGTACATAGTTGAGCTCAACTCCACGCAGTTGAACATCTATGACTACGATGCTGATGAGGCTAACGATTCAAACCTCCACGGTTCTGCATCCAggtcttttcttcatttgcaTCGACTCCACCATAACTCCAGTGTGAGTAATTCCAGCTCTTACTGTCAAACAACAAGTCCTCAGATCGACCTTAGTAAGTATCAATCTAGACTTACTACCAAGGAAGATCTGGAGCGCTTAAAATTGTTTCACGACAAGAAAATGCTCAACCAATCCAATTTGGTGTCTTCCTATTCTCTTCAGTACGGTAGAATTGGACTGGCCATTgactacaagaagaagaaatacaCTTTGAGACTCAGGCTTCAGACGGAACAGTTCTTACTTCAATTCTCTTGTGCTGAAACGATGATTGAATGGTATACTGCTCTCAGTTTGGGAATTGACAATGCTCTAGAGATTTCTAAAAGGCCCATGCCTAAGTATAGAACCGTGCCTAGAAGGAGAAGACACGTTCATAGTAGCGCGCAGAGGATTCCTCTCATCAGCAACGGACGCCATCATTCTATTGAGAACCTTTTCTCTCGAAGGACAGACTCATCACCAGATCTTGGTAGCTTTATTTCCAAACTCAAATTTAGATTTGGATCGGGCTCAGGATCAGGATCAGGATCAGGAGGAGGAAGCAGAGATGAATCTTCTGGTCGTGAAGAGTTCCAGCAACAGGTTCAGCCACCTTTCAGTCTTCTGAGTATTTATGATATGCCTGAGAACCATAGTGAAGAGAGTATGGCTGAGTCGGAAGACAGACGTGTCTCTACTGATACACGTTCAGGCTGTTCAGAGCAGGAGCAGGAGTTAGGAGATTCCCATACCCTTCTgtcttcttcaccaccaCAAGATTCTCAAGAGAGCATCAACTCATTGGATGAAGGATATGaggtagaagatgaattagTTGATCCTGTAGGCGTGGAAAGCATTGGTGATACTGTGTCTCACAACGGAGATGATGGCATATTCTTTGAAGCTTCCCACCCTTACAACAGCGGAGCAGCATCGTCTTTGAGACAACCACGTCGTCAAAGAGcattgtcttcttcttcatactcTCTTCATGTAACAGCATCGTCAGTATCCATTCATCCGGTGGCAATGGCAATGGCGATGCCCATTCCGAACTTAAGACTAGCGGGATCTCATGGAAATGCTAGAATGACgatttcatcctctttatcACCATCAATCTCCATAGAATCTGCCAGTGCTTCCAGCCCTATATCTGCAATGAGTTCTCCAGGCTTAGGATTGACTACACCTACAACATCCATTACCAGTAGTCCGCGTACGTCTAATTATATAGAGGGAAATGGCATTGACCAATTAGATGAAGGCGGTGATGATACATACACAGCGATAATGGAGAAGCTTAGATCATGTGTTGATGTGATTGCCATTCCTAACCGAAGAAGACAGATACGTGATTCTGTTAGATGCATGGTTCCATTAGTTGGAAGTGAAAGATGGGCAGGACGGTTTGTAGTGAAGGATGCTGTTATGAATTATCATCCTAAACAGAATAAGAATGCCACTAACGAGCCGTTAATTACGAGGTGGGACGGACTAAACATGGAACGTCCTAGTTACGAGCAATTCAGGCCGTTACAGGAGTACCTGGTTACAACGAGAGGTTTAATTGCCAAGATTAATCATGGTTTTGAGGGGAATCGGTTTGCATAG
- the RPL44 gene encoding 40s ribosomal protein L44e (BUSCO:EOG09344IIY), protein MVNVPKTRKTYCKGKKCRKHTQHKVTQYKAGKASLYAQGKRRYDRKQSGYGGQTKQVFHRKAKTTKKVVLRLECVVCKTKMQLPLKRCKHFELGGDKKEKGAALQF, encoded by the exons ATGG TTAACGTTCCAAAGACCAGAAAGACCTACTGTAAGGGAAAAAAATGCAGAAAGCACACGCAACACAAAGTGACCCAATATAAGGCAGGTAAGGCTTCTTTGTATGCCCAAGGTAAGAGAAGATATGACAGAAAGCAATCTGGTTACGGTGGTCAAACCAAGCAGGTTTTCCATAGAAAAGCTAAGACTACCAAAAAGGTTGTTTTGAGATTGGAGTGTGTTGTTTGCAAGACTAAAATGCAACTtcctttgaaaagatgTAAGCACTTTGAGTTGGGTGGAgataagaaggagaagggTGCAGCTTTGCAGTTTTAA
- the CBK1 gene encoding Serine/threonine-protein kinase (BUSCO:EOG09340ZAD), producing MSEMDTNPDYDARELPKYNDLQQPNTPFGAGYMRQQSSQTDLRQGMESPSKYNYEPPLSPSRSVQSNGSFGSLARPYGSGSGNGSSLSLQQQQQQQQQQQQQQQQPPPQQQPPPQQQYHQYQQTYQSQPPPQQQQQTYQPRPQPQLKPPPQQQPQHQQPQQPQQQPQQPQEPQQPQQQQQQPPRKDYVYFERHPEWFSRSSQDRAAAVKLTLEHYYKTAIEHAIERNQRRIQIEQKLNGEISAERRNRETQLFSKNESQYLRLRRTRLALEDFHTVKVIGKGAFGEVRLVQKRDTGKIYAMKTLLKSEMYKKDQLAHVKAERDVLADANSPWVVSLYYSFQDPLYLYLIMEFLPGGDLMTMLIKWQIFTEDVTRFYIAECVLAIEAIHKLGFIHRDIKPDNILIDRRGHIKMSDFGLSTGFHKTHDSNYYKKLLDQEPNKGGSSRNSVTVDPINLTMSNRQQMQTWRKSRRLMAYSTVGTPDYIAPEIFVNKGYGQECDWWSLGAIMFECLVGWPPFCSETPAETYRKIMNWRETLQFPEDVHLSPEAEDLILRLLKDGDHRLGSHGAEDIKRHPFFRGVNWEEIRQVEAPFIPKLRSITDTRFFPTDELENVPDSPALAQAEKEREKLKREGLETKADLPFIGYTFSRFEYLTRSNAL from the coding sequence ATGTCAGAAATGGATACCAATCCGGATTATGATGCTCGTGAACTGCCTAAGTATAATGATCTTCAACAGCCAAACACTCCTTTTGGTGCTGGTTATATGAGACAGCAGAGCTCGCAGACTGATTTGCGTCAGGGTATGGAATCTCCTTCCAAGTACAATTATGAGCCTCCGTTGAGTCCATCAAGGAGCGTTCAATCGAATGGTTCTTTTGGATCTCTTGCTAGGCCGTACGGGAGTGGGAGTGGGAATGGGAGCAGTTTGTCcttgcagcagcagcagcagcagcaacaacaacaacagcagcagcaacaacaaccaccacctcaacaacaaccacCACCTCAACAACAATATCACCAGTACCAACAAACTTATCAGTCGCAACCACCACcgcaacaacagcaacagaCGTATCAGCCGCGGCCACAACCCCAACTGAAACCACCACCGCAACAACAGCCTCAACATCAACAACCCCAGCAACCCCAGCAACAGCCTCAACAACCCCAGGAACCCCAGCAAccacagcaacagcaacaacaaccacCTCGAAAAGACTATGTATACTTTGAAAGACACCCAGAATggttttcaagatcttcccAAGATagagcagcagcagttaAACTAACCTTGGAACACTACTACAAAACAGCCATTGAACATGCTATAGAGAGAAACCAACGAAGAATTCAGATTGAGCAAAAACTGAATGGTGAGATCTCTGCGGAGAGACGAAACAGAGAGACACAACTGTTTAGTAAGAACGAGTCACAGTATTTAAGACTCAGAAGAACTCGGCTTGCGTTAGAGGATTTCCATACAGTTAAAGTAATCGGTAAAGGAgcatttggagaagttcGATTGGTTCAGAAACGGGATACCGGTAAGATCTATGCTATGAAGACATTGCTAAAGAGTGAGATGTATAAAAAGGATCAACTTGCTCATGTtaaagcagaaagagacgTTCTAGCAGATGCTAATTCTCCATGGGTTGTTTCATTGTACTATTCATTCCAAGATCCACTTTATTTGTATCTTATTATGGAGTTCTTACCAGGTGGAGACTTGATGACAATGCTTATTAAATGGCAGATCTTTACTGAGGATGTAACCCGGTTCTATATTGCCGAGTGTGTTCTTGCCATTGAAGCCATTCATAAATTAGGATTTATTCATAGAGATATTAAGCCAGACAATATTTTGATTGACCGTCGTGGTCATATCAAGATGTCAGACTTTGGACTATCGACAGGGTTCCATAAGACCCACGACTCCAACTATTACAAGAAATTGCTTGATCAGGAACCTAATAAGGGAGGATCATCACGTAATTCGGTAACGGTAGATCCAATCAACCTGACCATGTCAAATAGGCAACAGATGCAGACATGGCGTAAGTCTCGTCGTCTCATGGCCTATTCTACAGTGGGAACACCAGATTACATCGCCCCGGAGATATTTGTAAATAAGGGTTACGGACAAGAATGTGATTGGTGGTCATTAGGAGCCATCATGTTTGAATGTCTTGTTGGATGGCCACCGTTCTGCTCGGAAACACCTGCAGAAACTTACAGGAAGATTATGAACTGGCgagaaactcttcaattcccAGAGGACGTACATCTCAGCCcggaagcagaagatctCATCTTACGACTATTGAAGGATGGAGACCACCGTTTGGGGTCTCATGGTGCAGAAGATATTAAGAGGCATCCATTTTTTAGGGGTGTTAATTGGGAGGAAATTAGGCAGGTAGAGGCACCATTCATTCCTAAATTAAGATCCATTACTGATACAAGATTCTTCCCTACGGACGAATTAGAAAACGTTCCAGATTCACCGGCTTTGGCCCaggcagaaaaggaaagagaaaaattaaagagAGAGGGTCTGGAGACCAAGGCAGACTTACCGTTTATTGGGTATACATTTAGTCGGTTTGAGTATTTGACTAGGTCGAATGCGTTGTAG